In the genome of Lates calcarifer isolate ASB-BC8 unplaced genomic scaffold, TLL_Latcal_v3 _unitig_423_quiver_1806, whole genome shotgun sequence, the window ACCAATTAGAATTATGATTGACTGAGAAACGTGGAACGTTGCCACTGAAAACTTTAATACAGCTTGCAGGATTTTGGTACTTAAGTGGGGTGAAATGTTTGCTGATGGGATGTAAGGCCTATCTAGCAGAGGCACAGGAATAGGTTAGCAGAGCCTGGAAAGTGAGGACAGGCCTCTGGTAGGCTGGGGGACAAAACGTGGCTGAAATGTATGGGTGTGCGCTACGGAAGCTAAAGCTAAGGCATAATTTAAGCAACTGGAGACACGAGTAGAAGTTTGAACTGATCTCACCAGCATTGTGTTAGAAGGGCGTCAGGTACTGGTGTGCCTGGAGCGGCTGGAACAGCTGGAGCAGTAGGGACTGGAGGAGCGGCAGTCCGTGTGAAAGAACAGTGGCTAAAATGACTGCCTTTCTAAGATGAGGAGTGGCAGATTtcctggtttgtttgtgttgcgCTTGTCTCGGGTCTCCTCAAGGTAGTGGAGAAGCATCTGGTAAACACTGATGGCAGTACGCTTTCCAGCTCACAGAACTGTGAGAGCTTACAGATGATTGGTTCGTGCTGCGTGGTCAGGTTGTGATTGGATTAATTACtaggtggggcttagagatagTGGGGAAACTGCTTGTGATCCAGATGGTATGTGCAGATAGAGAGTCTTCCTGACTGAACTTTCGCTATAGCTTAATTTCCCTGTACTCTGACTTTTGTCCATCTCTAATACATCTTTCACATCAACTTCTGCCGGTGGCATGATTCAGTTAAAATGCAGTTGATATCAAATACTACTGAGAAGGTTTCATAATATAAAGAAATGTGCTGCAACCATAgctgtgagaggagacagagggtgGAAGAAGTGTGAAGAATGATGGTATTTCTCATGTGTGGTTGTAGGTATGAGCAGTCATAGACTATGTGATAATCTATTCATGTGGGACACACATATGTGGTCCTTAAGGAGagtacagtatatgcacactGTATTTTGAAAAATAGGGTGTGAGCCAGTGTAAATTCTGAAAGAAGTTAactttatatattttgtgtttcttttgtttatacAAAACCTTGACTTAATATTAGAAGTAGTAATAGTTAATTAGTAATAGTAGTTGCAATCTAGTAGCAAGATAACCTGGGATTTTAATGATCACTTCTTATCTAAATATagcattatatattttttctatcttttcttttttctattttgtgatGAAGATATGGactttaattttgtattttgtcaatGTTGATTATTTTGAGTGGatttatcttatttatatatttatggTGCCAGTGTTGGTAATATTTGCAAGTCAGTAGGCTATTAGAGCACACCGAACAATAAGTCAAGACAGTTTTGTGTTAGAAAAATCAccctgaaatatttttcctgatatgatcattctgaaagctgatctgaaccagctgtaaaataagGCATAAATGAATGGATTGAACATTGAATTGGACAGCGCAAAGCAGATAAGAGCTTCCAACAGTTGCACTGGCAGggacaaaaaactgaaaaactgaatggTATAACAGAGGAAGTAAGGAAGCCAACACATCAGAAAAGCTCCCAGAACAGTAGCCAGAGTTTTGGtggcctttctctccatcttactgacagttgctccagactttgtgctctgacagtttgtgttgtggatgctgCGAGCCTGTCTCTGTGCCACAAGGAAAATCTTTAGGTAGATACAGAGCATTATGATCAATGGAaggtaaaatgcaaaaaaaggtGCCAAAGCATTTAGAAGGAAAATCtccaacaaacacatttcttgacATATTTCAAGTTTTAATTCCACAATGTAAAGTGTAATGCCAATTAGAATAGAAAAACTCCATGTTACCAGGATCATGACTACAGCACTGTCAGCATTTATCTTGGTCCTATATGTTagaggctgacacactgcataatatctgtcaatagaaataaaacataaattcaGAATGGAAGCTGTGCTCAGTGTTACATCAaagatgttttgtattttgcaaAATAAAGTGGTATAATACAGACAAGAGATTACACCGAATTCTATGGTGAGAGGTAAGACTAGAACACCAACAagcaggtcagccacagccagagagagaataagatagtttgtaggagtgtggagctgtttgaagtaaGTGATGGAGATTATTACAAGAAGGTTTCCACAAACTGTTAGTACACATAATGAGccaaggaaaatgtttaaaaaaacacatattgcaGCACGGGTGTATATCAGTGTGTTAGAGACCTTATCTATTTGATAACATGGATGTATTTCATCAGTGTGGTTGTCAGTAACTTCTGATGCCATGTTTCTGGGCTCCTGTAAATCAGTTTACATTCATGAttgataatattaaaaatgtcaaaaatctgtgtttattttaaatatttttcctaCATGACTCTGTACACAATGTTAAGTCtctagaagaaaagaaagattttcaGTTCATGTCCTACCTTTGAAATGCTCCAGACAGTTCTTCTTTACTGTGTGATAATGTGTGTACATAATCTTGACTTTTATCAACTCCTTTCTCATTTACATAGTTAATACCATCTTTATTTGTCCAATCAGATGACAGAATTTTCACCTTAATGACATCCGAGCTAGAGCAACATGTTGTACTGTAGATGAGTTTGATCTTTTACAAACAAGTTTTGAATCCTTTCATTTTACAAGAATTTCTAATCACTAATAATAGTGTCATCACTAAGACAATAATACTAGCACATACAGTGTCACTAGTAGGAGAAATACTTGTAGTAGTGACAGTTtgcaacattaacactgttacAATCCTAGTTTCAGTCCAGTCAGCATCAAAGTAGTTCCCCTGCACAGTGATATACCTCTCACAGGCCTCCTGCCATGCTTGGAACATTCCCTAGAAAGTTCCATTTTGTATGTCACACACCATCTGCAATGCATGCTGggtctcctccactgtgtccaaACGGCAACCCTTAAGcttgaaattcattttcaggaagaggaagaagtaacAGGAGGCCAAATCCAGGAAGTAGAGTGGGTGAAGAGTGACGACTGCAGTGCAGCGCGTGACAGTTCAGGTCATTTGTGTTGAATTTCCTCCCTGAGACATCTCAGAACAGTGCTGTAGAACTGGCCATTAACGCAAACATGACCTCTGGGTTGTAGCTGTAGACACAACTCTCATCACCATTGATAATAGTGGACACAAATGTTGGGTCAGAATTTGTTTCTGTTCCATGGTGAAATCACAAGTGCACATCTccaagtggtcacaaaaacacacgtAACACAGGTACAGATGTTGAT includes:
- the LOC108897593 gene encoding trace amine-associated receptor 1-like; translated protein: MASEVTDNHTDEIHPCYQIDKVSNTLIYTRAAICVFLNIFLGSLCVLTVCGNLLVIISITYFKQLHTPTNYLILSLAVADLLVGVLVLPLTIEFGVISCLYYTTLFCKIQNIFDVTLSTASILNLCFISIDRYYAVCQPLTYRTKINADSAVVMILVTWSFSILIGITLYIVELKLEICQEMCLLEIFLLNALAPFFAFYLPLIIMLCIYLKIFLVAQRQARSIHNTNCQSTKSGATVSKMERKATKTLATVLGAFLMCWLPYFLCYTIQFFSFLSLPVQLLEALICFALSNSMFNPFIYALFYSWFRSAFRMIISGKIFQGDFSNTKLS